One region of Neorhodopirellula lusitana genomic DNA includes:
- the efp gene encoding elongation factor P, whose product MGVKPAVATYNTSDFRKGLKIEIDGEPYLMTEMNFVKPGKGNAFYKCRMKNLIRGTSLDRTYKGGDSLQSADVETTSVQFLYRQGEDYVFMDGTTFEQYEVTAQVAGDIWKYIKDGMECSMTLYNGNAIVVEPPQHVELEVTETTPGTKGDTATNVTKPAKVETGAEFLVPGFIKEGNIVKINTVNAEYVERVSN is encoded by the coding sequence ATGGGAGTGAAGCCCGCCGTGGCAACGTACAACACAAGCGATTTTCGCAAAGGCCTGAAAATCGAAATTGACGGCGAACCGTATCTGATGACGGAAATGAATTTCGTCAAACCAGGCAAGGGGAATGCGTTTTACAAGTGTAGGATGAAGAACCTGATCCGTGGTACCAGCTTGGATCGGACCTACAAGGGTGGGGACTCATTGCAGTCCGCCGATGTGGAGACCACCAGCGTCCAGTTCCTGTATCGCCAAGGCGAAGACTACGTGTTCATGGACGGCACGACGTTCGAACAATACGAGGTCACTGCCCAAGTTGCCGGCGATATCTGGAAGTACATCAAGGACGGCATGGAGTGCTCCATGACGCTGTACAACGGCAACGCAATCGTCGTGGAACCTCCGCAGCACGTTGAATTGGAAGTCACTGAGACGACTCCGGGCACGAAGGGCGATACCGCGACGAACGTTACCAAGCCAGCCAAGGTGGAAACGGGAGCCGAATTCTTGGTCCCAGGTTTCATCAAGGAAGGCAACATCGTGAAGATCAACACGGTCAACGCGGAATACGTCGAGCGCGTAAGCAACTAG
- the epmB gene encoding EF-P beta-lysylation protein EpmB, translating to MRTAIRSASELRRALNLPTRTEIKPETSLPNPAGSVGDSTDTPAANSDQDYDFPVFVTREFVSRMKPGDWQDPLLRQVMPIAEEGLAVEGFGSDPVGDLNANVAPGVLHKYQGRALLVTSGACGIHCRYCFRREFPYAAAGSRKDAYQPSLEYLQTHPDVEEVILSGGDPLTSTDEALDDLITRLEAIPHVKRLRFHTRMPIVVPSRVTQTLLARLKRSRLTTWVVVHSNHAAEIDQATQQSLERMVDAGIPVLNQAVLLRGVNDSVDVLEALSRRLLDCRVTPYYLHQLDRVSGASHFEVPVQRGRELIAALESRLPGFAVPRYVAEITGRESKTRL from the coding sequence ATGCGGACCGCCATCCGATCCGCCTCCGAGCTGCGGCGAGCACTGAACCTGCCCACTCGCACGGAAATCAAGCCAGAAACCAGCCTGCCGAATCCAGCCGGTTCGGTGGGCGACTCGACGGACACCCCCGCTGCCAATTCAGACCAGGATTACGATTTCCCAGTCTTCGTGACCCGCGAATTCGTCTCCCGGATGAAGCCTGGCGATTGGCAAGACCCGCTGCTGCGACAGGTCATGCCGATCGCTGAAGAAGGCCTCGCGGTGGAAGGCTTCGGCTCCGATCCGGTTGGCGATCTCAACGCAAACGTGGCTCCTGGGGTGCTTCACAAGTACCAAGGCAGGGCGTTGCTAGTGACCTCGGGGGCGTGCGGAATCCATTGCCGATATTGCTTCCGGCGAGAATTCCCGTATGCCGCCGCTGGCTCACGAAAGGATGCTTACCAGCCTTCGCTGGAATACCTGCAAACCCATCCTGACGTCGAAGAAGTCATTCTGAGCGGTGGCGATCCGCTGACCAGCACGGATGAGGCTCTCGACGACTTGATCACTCGGCTCGAAGCGATTCCACATGTCAAACGATTGCGATTCCACACGCGGATGCCAATCGTCGTCCCGTCACGAGTGACGCAAACCTTGTTGGCGCGTTTGAAACGCTCACGTCTGACAACGTGGGTGGTTGTGCACAGCAACCACGCCGCCGAAATTGACCAGGCCACGCAGCAATCGTTAGAGCGAATGGTCGACGCGGGCATTCCCGTTTTGAACCAAGCCGTGCTGCTACGCGGGGTCAACGACAGCGTCGACGTGCTGGAAGCGTTATCGCGACGATTGCTGGATTGCCGTGTGACACCGTATTACTTGCATCAACTTGATCGAGTTTCGGGTGCTTCGCATTTTGAAGTTCCGGTCCAACGTGGTCGCGAGCTGATCGCCGCGTTAGAATCACGACTGCCAGGATTTGCGGTGCCGCGCTACGTCGCCGAAATCACCGGGCGAGAATCTAAAACCCGCTTGTGA